Sequence from the Pan paniscus chromosome 12, NHGRI_mPanPan1-v2.0_pri, whole genome shotgun sequence genome:
gaaatacagacatTACAGGAGGAGACAAAGAAAGTCCAAGCTGAGACAGCTGCAAAGACACGGGAAGTacaggcccagctcctccaggAGAAAAGATTACTGGAGAAACAACTGAGCGAGCCAGACAGGAGGCtactgggaaagagaaaaagaagagagcttAATGTGAAGGCCCAGGCCTTGAAGTTGGCAGCAAAGCGGTTTATTTTTGAATACTCCTGTGGCATCAACAGAGAGAACCAGCAGTTCAAGAAGGAATTACTGCAGCTAATCGAGCAAGCCCAGAAACTAACGGCTACTCAAAGCCACTTAGAAAACAGGAAGCAGCAGCTGCAGCACGAACAGTGGTATCTGGAGTCCTTAATCCAGGCGAGGCAGAGACTGCAAGGAAGTCATAATCAGTGCCTAAATAGACAGGATGTTCCAAAGACCACACCCAGTCTTCCCCAAGGCACCAAATCAAGGATTAATCCAAAGTAACTTCTAAAATAACACTGATTAAATAAGAACTGGAGCAAGTACTCTTAAGTGCTACATTAACCTGGTTAGAAAGGCTTTTGGATTCCAGATTGCTATTGTAAAATCTCCATCATGATGTGTTGGAGTGAAGGATTAGATGGTTTTATCCAACAGTCCTACTAGATATTTGGTAACCAGCTTCCCTTAACtagctttttctttaaatactctTGTTAATAAGCTATTCCACAAACCTCCAGTTAACCTAACACTGACCCTAACCTAGCCATTTACCATACATCAAACTAGCTAAAGGAAACCAACCTAAGGAAGTGAAAACAGTTGTGATTTATTTCATCTAGctaaattgtatttctttatagagaAAGTACCTTTAAGGATAGCATTCCAAATAGACTTTGAATAGCGTTCTGCTCAGTAAATAACCAGTATCAGTTTATCCTCATTCCTTTTGACCAACTTAGCAGACAAAAGCAGTTTTTACAAGCTCTTTGTGAGTTTGTGCCAGTGACCAGGTAGCTCCTAGTTTTCTCATGAGTGAAAAAGCATTCTGATAACAGCAAGTCCAGTAAGTGCTAGGCAGAGTGACCTTTCATCTGATGCTAAGCCCCTACAAGTTTAATTGAGAAGGTAGGAAAAGATGAAGGAGACATATATTAGGTCAGCTCttacttttgaaaatgttttatttgaagaAACACCTGTGGCATTGAGGTGACTGAATGCCTCCACTTATTTCAGGAAAACGTAtccaaaaaaagttgaaatatttggacaactttttttttaagtgccatCGATTTCCCTAGCAGCATTCTAAAAGATAGCAAGTAAAATGATGTTTGTTATCCTAAATGCTTTAGTTTTAggtcatttattaattttcttacagGTGCACTTTCTAGTACATGAAGTATCCTTTGTAATTAATGTGTGCCATATGTTTATTCCCATTTAGTAtaactataaattatattttaaattatatatttttaggataGTTATATTTTTTGGGGGTTCTACGACATTGAAGTTGGACTAGTGATTTATTTGAATGCTGAATCCTAGTATAGGggaatataatcttatattttaacAGGGGTCCTCTATGGGAAAATAGGATGAACTTTGTTTCCCAGAAATTGTTAAGTGatgaaaaacttcaaaataattttcctgcattttctgctttatttacATGTAAAGTGAATTCCCTGAAAATTGGATTTAAAAAGGATTCTCCTTCAATGTGCCTTTACCTTGTAGCTTTAACAACTTTTCTgttaaatatgtagttttttattaaacaatgttattaaataaaaacatttatccaCTGATTTTATTACTGTTCCAATGTAACACATTTCCTACTTCATCACTCTTCTGTTACCACTCTTAAATGTCTTATTCACATgtgcaaataataaaaactagtTTTAATGCAGAAATTAGGATTTTAGCATACAGGTACTTTAACCTAAATCTCAATTTGTGAGCTGAAAATACAGAAACACTGAACAAGGAAAGCATGGTATCCAAGACAAACTTGAAGGCTTAGTCTCTGTGGACGTAAAAACCCTAAGACAATATATTTCTAAGGCTGATAAAAAGTTGGAAAGTAGGAAGCATATTAGTTCTGTTAATTCCCCTCCTGCCACTGGTGTCCCAATTATCTAATTCAAGAGTGGGTAACTTCCACCTGATCTCAGTTCATTTTTACTTATCATCCCAGGTAATGGATATGGTATACTGCCTGTGGCTTTCCCTTCCAGAGTGAGGGCTTGAAGACATTAAAAGTTGAATGATAACTGATTTCATACCTTGAAATCCATACCTCTAAGTGAGCAGCAAGTTGGCCAACTAAGATTTCAATCTGCATTTTGTCTGCTTTGCTATTTAGAAAATTACACAGGGTTATGTTACAGAAAGTGAGTTTAGATGGAAAAGACCTCTGAGGTGAAATTTAAGACCTATGATTGCTAAAATGAAGCCTACAATGCAAAAACTGGGGAAGAAACTAGTCTAGGCAGAGGCAACAGTGAATGCAAATGCCTTAAGATGGCAATAAGCTTGGTAGgttcaaggaacagaaagatGTGTATGTAAAGTATAGTTGAGGAATGGTCACAGAACATGAGTGGAGGAAAGGAAGATGAGGCTATTAAGGCTAGCAGGAGTTTAGGCACCGAGGGCCTTTAGCAGGTGAATGAGGTCTGatttacctaattttaaaaactacagctGTTATGTGGAGTGTATCCAAGCCAGAAAAAAGTGGAAGGAAACCAAATAGGAAGATACTGTAGTCTAGGCAAGAGGTAATGATGGCTTAGATTGGAATGGCAGAAGTAGAGTGAACAGATTCAAAATGTAGTTGGTGGTAGGCAGGACTTGCTAATGGATTTGCTATAAGAAGAGAGAGATGAAGCAAGAGTAAATTTCTAAAATGTTCTCTTTTAAGGAGATGTGCagaatattctttatatttttttagacggtctcactgtgtcacgcaggctggagtgcagtagtgtgatcacagctcatagCAGCATCTTgacctcctggacccaagcagttctcccatctcggcctcccaactagctgggactataggtgcacaccacaatgcccagctacttttttaaatttttttgtagagatgagatttcatcacgttgcccaggttggtctagaactcctgagctcaagcgatcctccagcctcagcctcccaaaacgttaggattacaggtgtgagccaccgtgccgggccccaGACATTGAGACATATTCATGATGATACAAGAAACCCTACTCAATTTTATAGCTTGTATAGTATTCTACTGTATGACTATATCGCAATTTATCCATTCTGATAATGGATAATTATTGTGTATTAGAGTAGGCTAACAGAGACCCAAGAATGTATAATGTCTCaaataacagacatttatttcttgctcacttAATAGTCTCAGATACATGTTCCTGGTTGGCAAGTGGCTCTCCTTCAACAGGTGATTCAGGGAGTCAAGATAGCTTCCATTTTGTGTTCTTCCATCTCCTAGGGCCCCATCATCATCTGCATTTAGCCAGAAGAAGGGTAAAGAAAGCTTGGAGGTACACCCACTCAAAAGTTCTAACCTGCAAGTGGCATTCATCACTCCACTCACATTCCATGGGAAAGGAGTTAGCTGGCTTCTCCTTCACTAGAGAGAGTGGAGGGAAGGGGGATAACTGGGAAATATACAGTCTAGCCATTTGTTCTATAATCCCATAACTTGCAAAGGTGAAAGTAGATCTCTGATACTTGTTTTCAGTATTTCTCTATTGTAAACTGTACTGCAataatcattcttttttgtgtctCTTGGTACGCCTAGACAAAAGGAGTTGCTCTGTGTATACCCAGGAGAGAAACTGCTAAGTCTTCGGGTACATATCTTCAACTCTGCTAGATACTGCCAAATCACTTTTGAAGTGATTGTACCAATTTGCATTCCAAACCATGTATGAAAGTTCATAATACTGTCAAACTTAGTTTGTTAgtctaatgaattttttttaaaaaaaactttaaaactcaaTACTGTGATTAGAATAGTCTATACTGAGTCCTGCTGATCCCTGGTCTTGGTCAGGAAAAACGAAAGGAATGCCTGCAAGAGGTCCCTGGATGAAACTGGGCAAGTTTCCTATACTAATTCACTTTAATCTCAAACTACTCATTTTAACCAGCATAATTCATGAACCAAAGAACTACTGAGACAACTGCATGTGGAATTTATTTCAAACTCACCCCCATCTCTAGCCATCTTCTTACCCCCATACAGTGTCAAGGAGTCATGCAGCAGGTCGGCGTCAAAGAACACTGGAAACATCTTTCTGAgagtcatttatttcttttgtcattGCCAAACATTCCCCAGGTCTTACTCACCAGAAATTAACATAGCTTCTTCATTTCTCCTCCCTGACAACCCTCATCTACTGAAAGGGCTTTAAGGGCACACTGCCAATGAAAATGCAGAGTGCATATACCATGTCCTTAACTTGTTTCAAAACTACCTATTCTGGCAGTATCCAATTCAGGTTTCAGTGCTCCCTTGTTTGAAAGTGGTCTTCACAAAAGCCCACATTTTAAAGCTATTTGGAGGAGCACAAAGAGTTAAAGTGGTAATAGCCTTTCAGAATTTGAAAAGGTAGTACTTGTCTGTATCAGGGTTCATTTTTTATGTGGCATATGCCACAAAATAGGCAAGAATATATAAGACCAATATTTACGCAAAATGGGGAAGAGAATCCAGAAACACGACAACAAACCTGCTCTAACCAATGTTCCAGAGAAAGCCACCCTCAAAGAGAAATAACCCATTAAACATTACCAGATAGGCATGAGgtacagaaaaagaatttttctttccAGCTCCAGATAAATATCTACATCTGGTgtcaaagtctcaggatataaagaGGAGAGAACTCCATATATAAAAGAGGATAGGACAATATTCTCAGAAAATTCAAAAAGACAGAGGTTGGCTAAGGGGATGGGTGAAAACAGTGGGGCGTAGACTAACAAGTAAGGTAAAGTCCAGGGAGAAGGAATGCGCACCTTGGTTTTCCCTTAGTGGCACTACCAGGAGCACTAGGAGACTGTCAAAACATCAGGGGCAATGTGATATTTCTCAATTCTTAAAACCAAAGAAGCAAAAATAAGCTTCAGAGGGCAAGTGATCATAGCTATGGATGAGGCCTCGGGCTCCAGGAAAGTTGGGGCAGTATTTATTGCTGCTTCTACTTTCTCTTTCCTGTCATTTTAATGTTTGGGTCACTTTACTCCTAAGGTTGCTTTTCATGTCTGTGGGTCTAGTCACTGCTACTTGGTACAAAGCATTTCCCAGTATAAACAGCATAGGGTAGTTCTAGAGTTTTCATCCTAAATCCGTTTTCTTACTTTCAATCTTAAAACCATATTGAGAGGACAAACAGCCTCCATAAAGTTTTTTTCCCAAGGAGACAGAGTAATCTTATTATGTGAATGACAACACTTCTAGCTTCTAGACTTGTTATATCACAAATACAAAATGACAAATCagttatggttttaaaaaattagtttggaaTGGTTTCACAAGCTAGATGATGGAGCAGCTACTAAATCAATGGAGCTTCCAAGAACATTCTATAccccaggaaggaaaggacaaCCAAAGAGGTTTCTTAGTTTTGTACAGGGCAAGAGGAGCCTATAGTTGGCCTTGAGAGGGAGCtctttgggcaagataaaaaaacaaGAGGACTTGAGGAGGAATAGCAGGAAAACCTACTAAAAGGGGAGGGGGAATCAAAGTGTAAGAAGGGAAGACAGTGAAATTTACACAGGAGGAAGGAGCTGAGAAAGTCACAGCCTTACACAAACAGCTGAAAGAATCTTCACTCAGTCCTCCCAGCACAGGTCCCCGTGACAACAGCATCACATCTGCTTTCctaggagcacttttacactgacTGCCTATTTCCTTCCTCGTTTATGATTAGTCTTTGGGGGCTTTACTTTCTGGAACTGTGCTGGCACTGGCTCCTGCTCTGGTTCCTTACAGGAGGCTGACACTACCAGTTCCTCATTATTCCTCCTCTGATCCTTCCCTACTCTAAGACTCAGCTCTGTCTCGGGAAGCTCAATGCCAGGCTGCTGCCGCCTTCTTAGAGACCTTCTGCTCCTGTGCTGCTGCCTCcgcttttcttcttcttgctgCCGCTGCTTTATCTTCATCAGCTTTTCAAAGCTTTTGGTTGTTGTTGGGTTTACAACGAACCAGTCCTAGAGAGGCAAAATAGAAATGTCATCCAGTCGAAAATATAGTGAAGAACAAACATAAAGAAAGGTGGAGGAAGAATGGAAAAAAGGCATGATTAGGGCAGAACACAGTAAGAAGGAAACAGATATGGAACCATACCTCAGGATTCTATATTTTAAGATGGAGAAATCCAACACAGAGCAGCTATTATAAGCACATATTTTGTAAGGCGTAATTCTAGGGACTTTAATAAATGATCTACAAAGTCTGTTTACTTAGCATCATCCCACTCTTATATCTCCTGAGTATAAATCTCATCATGAGATGTAACACACTGAGCCATAGGAGATTTTTATTCCATGACGGCATCGTAACTAAGAGCATAAATTTTGCAGCCAGACCCCTGGgtgcaaatcccagctctgtttcTAGATACGTGACCATGGGCGAATTACTTAACATTTTCGAggctcactttaaaaaattaaggggTAGGGGACATGAAATCCAATTATAAAGTATTTTtgccaaaaaagaaagaacttcaaTCTTATCAAGTGATCTGTTCAATCTTCTAAATCTACCAATTCATAGGAAAAGCCAGAATAGGgagttgagcccaatctctctGCCCCACTGCAAGACTCCACTGCAGTGGTCCCTgtacctcaaaaacaaacaacaacaacaacaaaaagcaaaaaaggaaatagcCAGAATACAGGAATACTATCATAGGGTGCAATCAGCAAAATTCCAGAATGTGGGTACATGTATGTGACAAGTGATCcggtttcttcaataaatggcaaatttgtaaaaaagaagaggaagcttTTAGTCTTGCACCATGCAATGagatagccactagccacatgtggtaaGTGATGTGTTTAAATGTGAGTAGAACAAATTAAGATATGCTTTCAtgtaaaatatacaacaaatctCAAAGACTtgttatgaaaaaaatgtaaaatatctcaataatttattgatttaatgttaaaaataattttagatatattgggcttaattattaacattaatttcatcttttaaaatacttttttaatgtggctactagaaaattttaaattatatacatgGCTCACAGTACATTTTTTTGGATAGTGCTGCTctagattaaaacaaacaaatgcaatatTTAGACCTTGTTTTAGATCCTAATTTGAAAAATCAACTCTGAAAAAACATTATAAGATAATCAgggaaatttaaataataactaGACATATGATAATATTAAAATTCTTAACTTTTTTAGGTATAATGATGTTTGTGGTCATATGTTTTCAAAAGTCCTTATCTCTTACAGATATATATTGAAAGAAGCACTTACAGCTGAaattttatgtggaatttgcttTAAAGTAAGCCTTTAAGGGAGGAGAAAAGTGAGGTTATAAATGACACAAGATTGGCCATACACTGATGATTGCTGAGGATGGCTGACAGCATACTGGGTTCATTATGCTATTTTCTCTACTTTCAtgtgtttgaaattttctgttaaaaaaaaaaaagtagtgtaaGAAAATGtgatggagggaggaagaaacaGGGTAATGATGTTTTACCACCCACAAAATTCATAGAGgcataaatcaataaacaaatgcCTGGGAGCATGCCCCAAACCAAGTGAAATTTGTTGGTTCCAATTCTGTTGGTTTTAACTTTTTAGGAAGAAAATAGACAAACCATTTAACTATATAAAGGCCAGATTTTGTCAGGAgataattaccttttttttttttaacagagtcttgctctgttgcccaggctggagtgcagtggcgcaatctcggctcactgcaacctccgtctcccgggttcaagcaaatctcctgcctcagcctcccaagtagctgggattacaggtgcccgccaccacacccagctaactttttagtagagacggggtttcaccatgatggccaggctggtcttgaactcctgacctcaggtgatctgcccgcctcggcctcccaaagtgctgggattacaggcgtgagccaccgtgcctggccgataaTTACCTTTTAAATACTTCCTAAAGCAAAAAAAGATATGCTATTATTACTAAAAAGATATGACTGCCTTCAGAAGACATCTCAGGCTTTGGTTAGGGATTCTGAAAGCTTATGCCAGTAAAGCAACAGAAACCAAATTTTATGGAAGTAATTAAAGCTCACATTGTTAAGTACTATCAAATTTGagggcagaaaataaataaaggtattcCCTTTATTTTTCCACATCAGGCAGCAATAGTTTCTGCAGTGAGATATTCCAAGAGAATGCAAATTGTATTCCTAAGCTGTTGTAGTAGGACTATTTAATTATATCATAAACGATTTCTCTGTTCACCTGTATTACTAAAAAACCTTCCCCAAGAGAAAACCCTTGACCTTCTGaactttaaagcatttttatacacaattttaaaattttattttgaaaaattacaaaCCTTCAGAAAAGTTGCAACAGTTCAATGAACAATCAAATTTACCACTgttaatttctttccttcctctcttccttcttccctccttctttcttttgctgaACTATGTGCAAGTTAGTTGCAGACATCATAATACTTCATCCCTAAACACTTTGGCATATATCTGCCTAAGAACAAGGGCATTCTCCTGCATGACTACAACTATCACCTTTGGGAATGTTAACACTGACACAATACTATTATTTAATATAGTCAGCATTCAAATTTCCCCAACTGTCTCAATAATGTCCTTTAGTTGTTTTATCCAGTATTTTAAACAGCATTAAAAATGGGTTGCTGGAAGACATTAGAATGCTAGAAGGCATGAATGTATAGAGATCACTGTGAAATAAGAATTTCAAACATGTAAACTCAATCTGGTTCCCAAACATTTGACTTAATTGGATTTAAAGGAATTAGAAGagttcaggccgggcatggtggctcacacctgtaatcctagcactttgggaggccaaggcaagtgaatcacctgaagtcaggagttcaagaccagcctggccaacatggcaaaatcccatctctactgaaaatacaaaaattagccaggcatggtggcaggtgcctgtaatctcagctactcagggagtattgcttgaacccgagaggtggaggttgcagtgagccctccagattgggcaacagagcgagactctgtctaaaaaaaaaaaaaaagagttcaaggATGCTTACAgtcacagtgattttttttttttttttttttttttgagtcaggatctctgttgcctaggctggagtgcaatagcgcaaccaactcactgcagcctcaaactcctgggttcaagtgatcctcctgccttggcctcccaaagtgctgggattagaggcatgagccaccccgcccaccCCTCAACAGTGACTTCAAATACTTTCAcagaaaaatacaattatatatctAAGTTTAGAGAATATTTTAACTCTAATGGCTCTGGTAACCACTTTAGAGATACTTTCCTTGACAGCCTTAGTCCATAACAATAGGGACAAAGTCTACCTCTCTTGTGGCTTACATATCAGGCCCACAGGATTACAAAAACCTCACCTCAGCATGGACAGAGTTGATGTGATACTTGACACCACTCTCTGACACAAATTCTTTCTGACATAGAAGACATTTGTATTTTCCAGCCACAAAGTTTCCCTATTtccaagagagaaacaaaaaagaattactgGTAAATTCAGCAACATAACTGGGCTATGTGTAGGGATTGTTAGAGATGAAAAGAGGGAATTCTACTTCAGCAAAGATAAGAAGGAAAAAGATCCAATTTAGTAATAGATTTAGGAAAACCAGCTTGGATGGATGATTATCAACATAAATCCATCCTAGTGCAATTCTGTTCCAATCACCCACCCTACTTCAACACAACCTGAAAGTCTCCTACTTTTTCTCAGGTAATATGCCACATCTTTCTACCTTCCTATGTTCCTTTCACTTCACTTCCAGGTTGTCTTGGTTCCTCCCCCAAAATGATCAAATGCCCAAAATTCACCAGAGGCACCAATGTACAATTCTTCCCACTATGATCTACTGTCGCAAAAAGTGCCTTCAAAATCCAGAATTAGAAGAGTACCATCCGTAATACCTAGTTTAAGGACTCAGAAACTAGGATCAAGATGACAAACTCCTAAGCATTCCTGGACAGATCTGGTTTAGATGCCTACAACTCCCTTGTTGCCTTGAACTGAGACTTCTCTCCCCTCCTGAAGCTTCAGGTTTCCATGGTGCTCATTTTGTGTGAGGAGATTGGAAAATGGCAGCAATTCCCATGGCTGGTAGGTTGTAGGACACCTGGGTCAACATGGAAAAGATTCAGTGAGGTGAATGGCTGTTAGCCTGACACCCTATCCCACCTCCCATCCCGAGAGGCCAGTATGGTTCAGATGGGTATAGAGGATCTTTACCAATCCAGGTAAGCACATGTAAGGTGATTCTACAAAGTTTTAGGCCCACCTAAACAGGGCAGGCCCAGTGTAGGAGAGGCTCAAATGCAAGGAGCTGAATCTCTTAAAATTCAGGGATAGGAACTCAGAACAAATATATGTTTCTTCCAATTCCTTTAAATTGATAATGACTTGTGACTATGGTGATCTTTTCTAAGTCTTGGACATGCCCTGGCATCCCACCCAATACCAGACCAAGAATCTTAGAGACATAAAAATCTAAAGCAGCCTCTGAAGATAATGGTAAACAGGACAACTAGCTGTTCACCTAAACTGAATTCTCTTCCATGTCAGACTATTTTAGAGGACATGTTAAGATAGTaagtttaaaaagttacaaaCCAATGTACAAGAGCCCAGGTGAGCTTTAAGGCCAGATACACTGCTGTAGACAGCCTCACAGCCctgcaaaagagaagaaatagtgTGAAGACTATGCCAAATAGCTCCCTTCTCTGAACAATCTGGCCATTTACACTGACCAACTCCACATTTGAAGGAAGAAAACCAATAATTTGTGCcacaaaacaaacgaaaaaagaATATACATGCAAGCCGCAAAAGAAGGAAAGCCAaggaaaggtaaaaagaaaagaaacagaaggtgAACAAGTTGTTTAGGAAAGATTAAGCCATTTCCTTCCCTCAGTACTTTCTCTGACACTTAagagaaacacagaaaattatatagtttttttttaaatctgctttATTTAGTGCAAATGTGTTCCCACTTCTTTTATATTTACTCCTCTGCAAAGTACTGAATCTACTATAGCTGTGATAGTTTAAAGATGGCTCTCTCCCTCATCTTgactctagaaaataaaaatatttttagaatcgTAAAAATAAAGATGGCTGCAAATTCTCTTCCACTCTTGCCATCAGGAAGTGGCGTCTATTTACCCTTCCTGTGAATCTGGGTTAGTCCCATGATTCCTTTGATCAATGAAACACCATGGAAGTGATGCTGTGCAAATTCTGAAGCTAGATTTTAAGAGATCTGCAGCCCTGCTTTCATGATCTCAAAATATTCTCTGAGAAGTCAGTCACTGTGTACCCTGCTGGTAGCCCAACTACTCTGCTAGAGAGAGAGGCCATATGGACAGCCAAGCTCCCAGATAAATGCAGCTGCACAGAAACCATCTTGAACATTCCAGTCTGAGTTTCCAGTTGAACGCACTTTTATGAGCGATTCCAGCTGATGCTACGTATCGCAGGAGAACTGCCCTCCTGAGCCTTTACAGAATTATTGCTCTATGGAATtgtgaacaaataaaataattgttttaagccactgaggttCAGGTACTTTGTCGTGAAGGAATAAATAACAGAAGCAAGAGCAGATGCTtgataaacatttactgaataaatgaatgagaaagaaCCACCTGGTTAGGACACTGAATACGATGATATTTCTTGATATCTGTCTTCCATTTATGTAGTACTTCCTGGCTGAAGGTAGGTAGCCCTGGACGAGTATATTTTAACTACAAGACAAGACAACCAGAAACATTAGATAAATACAACTCCCAATCAAAATATCCCAAAAGTTTCACACCCAACTCTTTAGGTTATATAATTCTGAAATCTATACTCTTGTACACAAAAAAACTGTAAGATATAAGACCCTATAAAGTACCTGAAACTGATAAGTGTAATGGTCTATTGTTTGTCTTAGAAAAGTTTGATTTTTAACAGAGGACAAGAGACTCAGATATAATACTTCACCtacagtttaaaaagaaaaaaaagctacagAGTACTACATAGAATTAAAATAcgtgttaaaaaagaaagattcataGGTTCTAatgattaggaaagaaaaaaataaatttaaaaaaagagagggatACAAATTCGCATTCGTGTACTCAGTCATAGAAATAAATGTAGATGAGTAAAAGGTTAGAAGTgtataaatcaaaatattaacagtggtattctctggtagaattttttttttttttttttttgagatggagtctcgctctgtcgcccaggctggagtgcagtggcacgat
This genomic interval carries:
- the CCDC121 gene encoding coiled-coil domain-containing protein 121 isoform X3 → MTDLNKHIKQAQTQRKQLLEESRELHREKLLVQAENRFFLEYLTNKTEEYTEQPEKVWNSYLQKSGEIERRRQESASRYAEQISVLKTALLQKENIQSSLKRKLQAMRDIAILKEKQEKEIQTLQEETKKVQAETAAKTREVQAQLLQEKRLLEKQLSEPDRRLLGKRKRRELNVKAQALKLAAKRFIFEYSCGINRENQQFKKELLQLIEQAQKLTATQSHLENRKQQLQHEQWYLESLIQARQRLQGSHNQCLNRQDVPKTTPSLPQGTKSRINPK